A window of Choristoneura fumiferana chromosome 8, NRCan_CFum_1, whole genome shotgun sequence contains these coding sequences:
- the LOC141430261 gene encoding uncharacterized protein, with amino-acid sequence MWSFMLTFISAICLATQICSGINFIDIPKISNPSPEKVKAARRFWLRNFGELGIKKNLRVGFDPGEKDNNLKEKITMLVEQAVYDTDRKIQSIQSVKKPNSGPYKIGFILSMIKKTRDVLNELFNVAVKHRDEWKALEQLKIFELIVHTNVDTTNLVRQLVELHIQNLNVTGTQDARRVVLLK; translated from the exons atgtgGTCTTTCATGTTAACGTTCATAA GTGCAATTTGTTTAGCCACGCAAATATGCAGTGGTATCAACTTCATCGACATTCCCAAAATTTCGAATCCCTCCCCAGAAAAAGTAAAAGCAGCCCGAAGATTTTGGCTCCGAAATTTCGGAGAGctgggtattaaaaaaaatttgagaGTGGGGTTTGATCCCGGCGAAAAAGACAACAATTTGAAGGAAAAGATAACGATGCTCGTCGAGCAAGCCGTTTACGATACCGATCGGAAGATTCAATCGATTCAGTCGGTAAAGAAACCTAATAGTGGCCCTTACAAAATAGGTTTCATTCTGAGCATGATCAAGAAGACTAGAGATGTACTTAACGAACTGTTCAATGTTGCGGTTAAACATAGGGACGAATGGAAGGCTCTGGAACAGTTGAAGATTTTCGAGCTCATTGTGCATACGAATGTCGATACGACTAATTTAGTTCGTCAGCTGGTGGAATTAcatattcaaaatttaaatgtcACTGGTACGCAAGATGCGAGGAGGGTggtgcttttaaaataa